From the Gallaecimonas kandeliae genome, one window contains:
- the rarD gene encoding EamA family transporter RarD, whose protein sequence is MSTVESKGSLYAVAAYTMWGIAPAYFKLIQQVPATEILTHRVIWSCLLLAVLLLVLGKWGAVRQVLKERRQWQTLMLTACFIATNWGLFIWAINSDHMLDASLGYYINPLVNVALGMLFLGERLRRLQWLALGLAAGGVAIQLIAFGSLPWIALVLAVSFGLYGLFRKKVPVDPIAGLFVETVLLLPAALLYLNLLDSPTAHLTANPWQLNGLLVAAGLVTTVPLLCFIAAARSLPLSVLGFFQYIGPSLTFLMAVFLYGEAFDASKMLTFGFIWGALLLFILDAVRQARRR, encoded by the coding sequence ATGTCGACCGTGGAATCCAAGGGCAGCCTCTACGCGGTGGCGGCCTACACCATGTGGGGCATAGCCCCGGCCTATTTCAAACTGATCCAGCAGGTGCCCGCCACCGAGATCCTCACCCACAGGGTGATCTGGTCCTGCCTGCTGCTGGCGGTGCTGCTGCTGGTGCTGGGCAAGTGGGGCGCCGTGCGCCAGGTGCTCAAGGAACGCCGCCAGTGGCAGACCCTGATGCTGACCGCCTGCTTCATAGCCACCAACTGGGGGCTCTTCATCTGGGCCATCAACAGCGACCACATGCTGGACGCCAGCCTGGGTTACTACATCAACCCCCTGGTGAACGTGGCCCTGGGCATGCTGTTCCTCGGTGAGCGGCTGCGGCGCCTGCAATGGCTGGCCCTGGGCCTGGCCGCCGGCGGCGTGGCGATACAGCTCATCGCCTTCGGCTCCCTGCCCTGGATAGCCCTGGTGCTGGCCGTTTCCTTCGGCCTCTACGGCCTTTTCCGCAAGAAGGTGCCGGTGGACCCAATAGCCGGGCTCTTCGTGGAGACGGTGCTGCTGCTGCCGGCCGCCCTGCTCTACCTCAACCTGCTGGACAGCCCCACGGCCCACCTCACGGCCAATCCCTGGCAGCTCAACGGCCTGCTGGTGGCCGCCGGCCTGGTGACCACAGTGCCGCTGCTCTGCTTCATCGCCGCCGCCCGCTCCCTGCCGCTGTCGGTGCTGGGCTTCTTCCAATACATAGGCCCCAGCCTGACCTTCCTGATGGCGGTCTTTCTCTACGGCGAGGCCTTCGACGCCAGCAAGATGCTGACCTTCGGCTTCATCTGGGGGGCCTTGTTGCTGTTCATCCTGGATGCGGTGCGCCAAGCGCGGCGGCGCTGA
- a CDS encoding DNA-3-methyladenine glycosylase I, with translation MQACPWCGSDPLYRQYHDQEWGSPVHDDRTLFEFLILEGAQAGLSWITILRKRDAYRAAYQGFDVHKVAAFTEADQQRLLADPGIVRNRLKVAASIGNAQAFIRVQQEFGSFASYLWGFVDGQPIINRFASSAEVPAVTPLAERISKDLKKRGFRFVGPTIIYAFMQAVGLVNDHLLSCHRHPAN, from the coding sequence CTGCAAGCCTGCCCCTGGTGCGGCAGCGATCCCCTCTACCGCCAATACCACGACCAGGAATGGGGGAGCCCAGTGCATGACGACAGGACCCTCTTCGAGTTCCTGATCCTCGAAGGGGCCCAGGCCGGCCTGTCCTGGATCACCATATTGCGCAAGCGCGACGCCTATCGCGCCGCCTACCAGGGCTTCGACGTCCACAAGGTGGCGGCCTTCACCGAGGCCGACCAGCAGCGGCTGCTGGCCGACCCCGGCATAGTGCGCAACCGTCTCAAGGTGGCGGCAAGCATAGGCAACGCCCAGGCCTTCATCCGGGTGCAGCAGGAGTTTGGTAGCTTCGCTTCCTACCTCTGGGGCTTCGTGGACGGCCAGCCCATCATCAACCGCTTCGCCAGTTCGGCCGAGGTGCCGGCGGTGACGCCCCTGGCGGAGCGGATCTCCAAGGATCTCAAGAAGCGCGGCTTCCGCTTCGTGGGGCCCACCATCATCTATGCCTTCATGCAGGCGGTGGGGCTGGTGAACGATCACCTGCTCAGCTGCCATCGCCACCCGGCAAACTGA
- a CDS encoding glycosyl hydrolase family 18 protein: MRYGKRLIAAAGLAALAHPAWASAPGKPGINWMNTSFALVEVNDSATAYEQLFTVKDAVQVPVSWSQYSGAAATSVQYLLNGKLVKEDSLSGAQTGSATLSIAKGGQYQLQVALCNSDGCTPSDATAITVADTDGSHLDPISLHAGENNHPYLDQSGKVLGAYFVEWGVYGRNFPVDKIPAYNLNHLLYGFIPICGGDGINDSLKSISGSFEALQRACAGRADFKVAIHDPYAALQKSQDGQSFSSAYKGNFGQLMALKRAYPKLKILPSIGGWTLSDPFYFMDDPAKRKIFVDSVEEFLRTWKFFDGIDIDWEFPGGEGANPALGKPTDGATYQALMKDLRAMMDRVEADTGRKLELTSAISAGPEKIANVDYQATQQYLDHFFVMSYDFFGAWDNQVLGNQTALYAPAGKPDTKYSTDKGIQALLAQGVEPAKLVVGAAMYGRGWTGVHDYQSGDPLSGTATGPVKGTWEAGVVDYRQIVNDYLPTWQYGYDGTAEAPYAFNPGTGDLISYDDPRSVKAKGQYVLSHGLGGLFAWEIDADNGDILNAMNEGLGNGDGTPPPANRAPSANAGADKTVTGPATVTLAGSGSDPDGDTLSYSWTQGSGPAVTLSDATAANPHFDLPQVSADTQYGFTLTVSDGALSTSDSVLITNKAPQPNQPPSLSLPAQVLAASGQAVTINATVQDEGTVSYQWQLPAGLSAADLTAPSLSLTAPTVSSDQSYIINLTVTDAEGLTASAGTTLVVSAPATGGCATTDPDAAKYPAWDGAATYVGGDKVSYQGLVWEAKYWVQGTAPSQSSDAWQLVSTVAQTWQAGVAYNGGDEVDHNGRHWRAQWWTKGEEPGVASVWVDAGAASCP; the protein is encoded by the coding sequence ATGCGATACGGAAAACGCCTGATCGCCGCCGCCGGGCTCGCCGCCCTGGCACACCCGGCCTGGGCCTCCGCCCCCGGTAAACCCGGCATCAATTGGATGAACACCAGCTTCGCCCTGGTGGAGGTGAACGACAGCGCCACCGCCTACGAACAGCTCTTTACCGTCAAGGACGCCGTCCAGGTGCCGGTCAGCTGGAGCCAGTATTCCGGCGCCGCCGCCACTTCTGTCCAGTACCTGCTGAACGGCAAGCTGGTGAAGGAAGACAGCCTCTCCGGCGCCCAGACCGGCAGCGCCACCCTGTCCATCGCCAAGGGCGGCCAGTACCAGCTCCAGGTCGCGCTCTGCAACAGCGACGGCTGCACCCCCAGCGACGCCACCGCCATCACGGTGGCCGACACCGACGGCAGCCATCTGGACCCCATCAGCCTTCACGCCGGCGAAAACAACCACCCCTACCTGGACCAGTCCGGCAAGGTGCTGGGGGCCTACTTCGTGGAATGGGGCGTCTACGGCCGCAACTTCCCGGTGGACAAGATCCCCGCCTACAACCTCAACCACCTGCTCTACGGCTTCATCCCTATCTGCGGCGGTGACGGCATCAACGACAGCCTCAAGAGCATCTCCGGCAGCTTCGAAGCCCTGCAGCGGGCCTGCGCCGGCCGGGCCGACTTCAAGGTGGCCATCCACGACCCCTACGCCGCCCTGCAGAAGAGCCAGGATGGCCAGAGTTTCAGCAGCGCCTACAAGGGCAACTTCGGCCAGCTGATGGCCCTCAAACGGGCCTACCCCAAGCTCAAGATACTGCCGTCCATCGGTGGCTGGACCCTCTCCGACCCCTTCTACTTCATGGACGACCCGGCCAAGCGCAAGATCTTCGTGGATTCGGTGGAGGAGTTCCTGCGCACCTGGAAGTTCTTCGACGGTATCGACATCGACTGGGAATTCCCCGGCGGTGAAGGGGCCAACCCGGCCCTCGGCAAGCCCACGGACGGCGCCACCTACCAAGCCCTGATGAAGGATCTGCGGGCCATGATGGACAGGGTCGAGGCCGACACAGGCCGCAAGCTGGAACTGACCTCCGCCATCAGCGCCGGCCCCGAGAAGATCGCCAACGTGGACTACCAGGCCACCCAGCAGTACCTGGACCACTTCTTCGTGATGAGTTACGACTTCTTCGGCGCCTGGGACAACCAGGTGCTGGGCAACCAGACCGCCCTCTATGCGCCGGCCGGCAAGCCGGACACCAAGTACAGCACCGACAAGGGCATCCAGGCCCTGCTGGCCCAGGGGGTGGAGCCGGCCAAGCTGGTGGTGGGCGCCGCCATGTACGGCCGCGGCTGGACGGGCGTCCATGACTACCAGTCCGGCGATCCCCTGAGCGGCACCGCCACTGGGCCGGTCAAGGGCACCTGGGAGGCCGGGGTGGTGGACTACCGGCAGATCGTCAACGACTACCTGCCGACCTGGCAATACGGCTACGACGGCACCGCCGAGGCACCCTATGCCTTCAACCCCGGCACCGGCGACCTCATCAGCTATGACGACCCCCGCTCGGTCAAGGCCAAGGGCCAGTACGTGCTGAGCCACGGCCTGGGCGGCCTCTTCGCCTGGGAGATCGACGCCGACAACGGCGACATCCTCAACGCCATGAACGAGGGCCTGGGCAACGGTGACGGCACCCCGCCCCCCGCCAACCGCGCCCCCTCGGCCAACGCCGGCGCCGACAAGACGGTCACGGGCCCCGCCACAGTCACCCTGGCCGGCAGCGGCTCGGATCCCGACGGTGACACCCTGAGCTACAGCTGGACCCAGGGCAGCGGCCCCGCCGTCACCCTGAGCGACGCCACCGCCGCCAACCCCCACTTCGACCTGCCCCAGGTCAGCGCCGACACCCAGTACGGCTTCACCCTGACCGTCTCGGACGGCGCCCTCAGCACCAGCGACAGCGTGCTGATCACCAACAAGGCGCCCCAGCCCAACCAGCCGCCCAGCCTCAGCCTGCCGGCCCAGGTGCTGGCCGCCAGTGGCCAGGCCGTCACCATCAACGCCACAGTGCAGGACGAAGGCACCGTCAGCTACCAGTGGCAGCTGCCGGCCGGCCTCAGCGCCGCCGACCTGACGGCCCCCAGCCTGAGCCTGACGGCGCCGACGGTGAGCAGTGACCAGAGCTACATCATCAACCTGACCGTCACCGACGCCGAAGGCCTGACCGCCAGCGCCGGCACCACCCTGGTGGTCAGCGCCCCGGCCACGGGCGGCTGCGCCACCACAGATCCCGACGCCGCCAAGTACCCGGCCTGGGACGGCGCCGCTACCTATGTGGGCGGCGACAAGGTCAGCTACCAGGGTCTGGTCTGGGAAGCCAAGTACTGGGTGCAGGGCACGGCCCCCAGCCAGAGCAGCGACGCCTGGCAGCTGGTGTCCACCGTTGCACAGACCTGGCAAGCCGGCGTCGCCTACAACGGCGGCGACGAGGTGGACCACAACGGCCGCCACTGGCGCGCCCAGTGGTGGACCAAGGGTGAAGAGCCCGGTGTCGCCAGCGTCTGGGTGGACGCCGGCGCCGCCAGCTGCCCCTGA
- the argS gene encoding arginine--tRNA ligase: protein MNIQALLNDKVAAAMVAAGAPEGTPAAVRQSARPEFGDYQANGVMGAAKRMGQNPRAFAETLLGHLDLGDMADKVEIAGPGFINIHLKADWLAVQAEQALSDDHLAVTRPAPQKVVVDYSSPNLAKEMHVGHLRSTIIGDAVVRTLEFLGHQVVRQNHVGDWGTQFGMLLAYLEKLKAEGKDQAAMELSDLEVFYRAAKQCFDESPDFATRARELVVKLQGGDEDCLKMWREFNEISLSHCHEVYQKLNVSLTRNDVMGESAYNADLAQVVADLDQQGLLVEDQGAKCVFLDEFKNKDGSILPIIIQKADGGYLYATTDLAAMRHRDRVLKADRALYFVDQRQALHFKQVFALAHKAGFVRDELSLEHMGFGTMNGEDGRPFKTRSGGTVKLIDLLVEAEDKAYQLVKERNSDFDEAELREIAHAVGIGAVKYADLSKHRSSDYIFSFDAMLSFEGNTAPYMLYAYTRVASIFRKAGIEAQSLAAPLVLAEPQEKALAQKLLQFEETIDSVVREGAPHYLCLYLFELAGLFSGFYEACPILSAEDQGVRDSRLKLAHLTARTLKLGLDLLGIKTLERM, encoded by the coding sequence GTGAACATTCAAGCGCTGCTCAATGACAAGGTTGCCGCTGCCATGGTGGCAGCCGGTGCTCCTGAAGGTACTCCGGCCGCGGTGCGCCAATCGGCGCGACCCGAGTTCGGCGACTATCAGGCCAACGGTGTCATGGGTGCCGCCAAACGCATGGGCCAGAATCCCCGCGCCTTCGCCGAGACCCTGCTGGGCCACCTGGACCTGGGTGACATGGCCGACAAGGTCGAGATCGCCGGTCCCGGCTTCATCAACATCCACCTCAAGGCCGACTGGCTGGCCGTCCAGGCCGAGCAGGCCCTGAGCGATGATCACCTGGCCGTGACCCGTCCCGCTCCCCAGAAGGTGGTGGTGGACTACTCCAGCCCCAACCTGGCCAAGGAGATGCACGTCGGTCACCTGCGCTCCACCATCATCGGTGACGCCGTGGTACGCACCCTGGAATTCCTGGGCCACCAGGTGGTCCGCCAGAACCACGTCGGCGACTGGGGCACCCAGTTCGGCATGCTGCTGGCCTACCTGGAGAAGCTCAAGGCCGAGGGCAAGGACCAGGCCGCCATGGAGCTGTCCGACCTGGAGGTCTTCTACCGCGCCGCCAAGCAGTGCTTCGACGAGTCCCCCGACTTTGCCACCCGTGCCCGCGAGCTGGTAGTCAAGCTCCAGGGCGGCGACGAAGACTGCCTGAAGATGTGGCGGGAATTCAACGAGATCTCCCTGAGCCACTGCCACGAGGTCTACCAGAAGCTCAACGTCAGCCTGACCCGCAATGATGTCATGGGCGAGTCCGCCTACAACGCCGACCTGGCCCAGGTCGTGGCCGACCTCGACCAGCAGGGCCTGCTGGTGGAAGACCAGGGCGCCAAGTGCGTCTTCCTGGACGAGTTCAAGAACAAGGACGGCTCCATACTGCCGATCATCATCCAGAAGGCCGACGGCGGTTACCTCTACGCCACCACCGACCTGGCGGCCATGCGCCACCGCGACCGGGTGCTCAAGGCCGACCGCGCCCTCTACTTCGTGGACCAGCGCCAGGCCCTGCACTTCAAGCAGGTGTTCGCCCTGGCCCACAAGGCCGGCTTCGTGCGCGACGAACTGAGCCTGGAGCACATGGGCTTCGGCACCATGAACGGCGAAGACGGCCGCCCCTTCAAGACCCGCAGTGGCGGCACCGTCAAGCTCATCGACCTGCTGGTTGAGGCCGAAGACAAGGCCTACCAGCTGGTCAAAGAGCGCAACAGCGACTTCGATGAGGCCGAGCTGCGCGAGATTGCCCACGCCGTCGGCATAGGCGCCGTCAAGTACGCCGACCTCTCCAAGCACCGCAGCTCCGACTACATCTTCAGCTTCGACGCCATGCTGAGCTTCGAGGGCAACACTGCCCCCTACATGCTCTACGCCTATACCCGCGTCGCCAGCATCTTCCGCAAGGCCGGCATCGAGGCCCAGAGCCTGGCCGCGCCCCTGGTACTGGCCGAGCCCCAGGAGAAGGCCCTGGCCCAGAAGCTGCTTCAGTTCGAAGAGACCATCGACTCGGTGGTGCGCGAAGGGGCCCCCCACTACCTCTGCCTCTACCTCTTCGAGCTGGCCGGCCTCTTCTCCGGCTTCTACGAGGCCTGCCCGATACTGAGCGCCGAGGACCAGGGCGTGCGCGACTCCCGCCTCAAGCTGGCCCACCTCACGGCCCGCACCCTCAAGCTGGGCCTGGACCTGCTGGGCATCAAGACCCTCGAACGGATGTAA